The DNA region AACTCTCATTGACATTATTTGACCAGATCATTTGCATTGCCTGATAACAACTCACTCTTTGGCAAACCACCCAATCAATTATTCAATATCTAATTATGCTCTCcaacaaatattttgtttacctTTAGTCTTGTATGCATTGATCAAAATAGTTGACCTGATTGTGAAAAATCATTACAGTTGCACCAAAGCCATTTCACATCACCATTTTCTGCATGCAGGTTGCATGCTACCATTTTTCCTCTATGGTCTACTGAACTCTTCCTCTCTGGCTGTTTCTTTATCTAGTGGAGCAGCTGCCCACAATTACAGAGCACTCACCTGCCTCTCTGATCGCCTTCCCTTTCGAAGAGAGCTTTCCTATGAAGTGTGAGGCCACAGGAAACCCTGGACCCGAGTAagtaatacacacaaacacacacacacacacacacacacacacacacaaatacgctaccattcaaaagtttagtgcATTTGAAAGTCAAacaaaaaaatgccaaaaataataatattgtgaaatattactgcaatttgttttctactttaatatattataaagaatattattatcagtgttgaaaacggttgtgctgcttaatattttgatggaaaacatgatttatttcaggattttttagggattctttgatgaatttgtatttcattttctttcaattttgaatttctttaacgGACAGTTCTGTTTTTCCAGCCTCAATCTTATTAtacaaatttgattaatttgttcCAAACTGATCAAATTGGGTCAGACTCAGTCATGAGATAAACATATGTTATCATCTGGTATGTAATCATAATAAATGCATCTTCAGCTTGAAGTCGTCTTATCATTTGTCTTCCTTTACTAACTACATGCTTGTGCCAGTTTTGCATCGAAAACTAGACCAGAGATGGAGGGAATGACCTTCAGGAATGACAGCAAGAGCATCATCATAGTGCTTCATGCTGGTTGATCAGCATCACCAGCTATTTTTGCTGGTGAACAGTGCAGCTGTGCTAGATCAGCACCAAACCAGGAGTGAAATTCATCAGGGTAGATAGATTATGGGTAAAACAGTTCACAATATATGGAAAGAAAAACCTTCAGAAACACCCCACTGGCATTTCAAAGCGCGTTTCAAAGCCTTGTCTGAGTATTTGATGTCGTTTTTAAATTTGAAATCCTGAATGTGTAAATCCCCTTTGCGTGCTTGTTCTGTTTTCATCATATTTCAGAGGACGCACGCTGAGTGGTATAATGTCATTTAATTACTGATCAtctctgttttattcttttttcagATTCAGGTGGACAAAGAATGATCAAAACTTTGATCCTTACCAGGACCCCAGATTGATAACATTAGATGACTCCGGAACATTCATCATCCCCAATAATGGGAATCTGACAGAATTCCAGGGCAATTATCGCTGCTTTGCAACCAACAAGTTAGGAACGGCCATGTCGGAAGAGATTGAATTCATTGTTCCGAGTAAGTAATGTATAACTTTGTGCTGTATGCTCCGTAACGACTCTTTCGGAATGATTTAGAGAGCAGTGTCCAATAAAACAACCGCTCTGGTCCTTAGTGGGATATCCATTTTACTAACCCGCTACAAACCCTCAAGCATTTCTTTCCCTTTCATCACAGTGTGTATGGACCGTGAGGAGAGAGCTGATGAAAAATGagttttctcctctctctccatcATTTTTCGACGACACATTTCTCATTGTGTTCTGAAATACAGCACATAAATTTCCCCAGATGTAACCAGAGCAAAGAGTCATCAGTTCCCAAACAAGACCAGTTTTCAATCACTCAGTTGACACGTACAGTTTCAGCAGCAGAGTGATGTGATATTGGCAGATTTTGGACTAAATTTGGGAAATTTGGAACAACTAATCTTTTCAGGCATGCCTTTAGAAGAGAAAGTACTGCCACCTAATGgtgatttaatttataaaaatggaaTATAATGGTATGTATCGATTCATTTTGCTTGTGGATTTCTGCAGATGTTCCAAAGTTCCCTAAAGAGATCATCGATCCGATTGAGGTTATAGAAGGTCAGTCAGTCATTCTGGAGTGCAACCCACCTAAAGGAATCCCCCCACTGCAAATCTACTGGATGACAATGAGTAAGTTCAAGTTAGGTTATCTGGGTTAAATTAGTCTAAGGCACACCCACAGTCCGCCCACAGTCTGACCACAGTGCTTTCAATGATCATCTAATCAGTATTTCACAATTAAAATGACAGACTGGCTTCTACATTACTTCTGGAGAGTAGGGTGGGTTTTTAATAACCCACCTGGAAACAATTGTTTAAGAATATTTCTGTTATTAATTGAATtgttcactaaaataaatattaaaattaatcattaaaataatatgtattaatttaattatataatatttaaattatgtattacCTTTGAACAGACAAATGTCTATAACAGTGGAAAACCTGCCACTAAAGATACTTTAAGACAAAAGCTTGCCCACGTGAAAGATGTTTCTAACATTGCTAATTTGACATATGAATGTTATTTGCAATGCAGAAAGACAGATTTGAATGTGTTAGGAGTTTTATACTTCTGAAGTTATGTTAGGGCTTCTAAGCACACGAAGCTAAGTTTAGTGCTTCTGTGAGCAGTAACACTATGTTAGTAAAACTAAGCAAATGAAAAGAATTCAAGCCCTCATTTGTTGAAAACCTGCTTTCTCTGTAAGAGAAAGTTGATTTATGCATTGTTAATAATGTTAGAAattatattacttatttaaaagaatagtttacccaaaactgtctgaaaatgtactcttcctaggccatccaagatgcgtgtgtttcttcatctgaacagatatagagaaattaagcattacatcacttgttcgcCGATGGaccctctgcattgaatgggtgccatcagaatgagagtccaaacagcagataaTAATCCACAAAAACCATTGTTTACAAGATATTAACTGGCGGACTGGAgtcatgtgcatgtgcatgtgcattattgtgatgtttctatcagttGATGAACTTTCagtctgatggcacccatttactgaagaggatccatttgtgaacaggagatgtaatgctaaatttcgctaaatctacatcttggatgatctAAGCGTgatcaaattttcttttttgggtgaactattccttaatattagtagagcattgtgttagcagcgcaaggttgtgggttcagttcccaggagcacatgtaatgtaaaatatgttagcctgaatgcactctaTGTTGCTTTggctaaaagcatctgctaaatgcataaatttaatttattttaatttaaattgtccAGATATATTAATGCTCATTAAAGTAATCATATTATTACTCTAATGTCATTGTTACTTAGTTAAAATtttatgagctttttttttttttttttttttttttttttgaacatcaCAGGTCTGCAGCACATCGAGCAGGATGAGAGAGTATCAGTGGGTCTGAATGGGAACCTGTACTTCTCAAACGCTATCAGGACGGACAGTCGCAGAGATTACTGCTGCTTTGCTGCCTTCCCCCGGATACGAACCATCGTCCAGAAAAATGCCATGTCTGTCGTGGTCAAAAGCAGTACGTTTAAATTCTAATCTTTAAGAGTTTGATTGCATAACATGATAATTTATGTACATGACCAGCATCAAACATGTCGGTCATGTGCATCTGATACATCCCGCCAGTTTCTCATGTAGTCAATCTCCAAGCACTTGCTGGGCTTCAGCAAACCAGCTTGGAAGATATTGATGCTTCCCGTACTTTCATAATGCTTCCTTTGAAGACTTGTTTGTGTATGCCATGTCCATATTATCTATTGTTTAAGCTCTTTTTGCATTTGCCACACATTTTATTTGTCTCCATTTCTTCATCCAAGACAAGTTAATGAAGGACTCAGACTCTGGTAGCGGCAGAGGTTACGGTGAGTGACATTCATTAGGGATGCTACATGGGCCTAGATCAgcttctttgtttttaattagttttgatTAATAGTCTCATTCCATGTCATATCATTCTTGCCTACTCTTCAGCCTAGATTTGAAAATCTCAAAGGTTTTCTGTAATCAATGAGAATAATTCATAGGTTCATCCATGACTCATTCTCTATACTTGTTTTTccaatgttaaaacatttttcatgactaattttttaatgcaaaactgTTTTTTCTACCCGTTTTTTATGGTGATGCTAGTGGCACAGTAATTAAAGCATATAAATCAATAGAACTGTGCAtgatactatattatattatattatattatattatattatattatattatattatattatattatactatattatattatattatattatattatattatattatattatattatattatattatattatattatattatattataattttcatgCATGATCTTTTTACTGTCATAAAGCAAATTCTCTCTTGGAGAGGAAGCCCAGTCTACTGACGCCCACAGGAAAGGAGTCACATAAATATTTGGTGAAAGGCAAAGATCTTCAGTTGGAGTGTATTGCAGAGGGCTTGTAAGTGTCAATGTCTAATTCATTGTATTAATTCAGTTAATTTGTTAATCTAATGAAGAGCTTGGCATGCATTTCAGTGATCCCACTTGAAATGCTTTTGAAATCTAGTAGGAAttattaaaatggttattttggaaaaataaaaggaaaaatatatacatataagagAATTTGGATGGATGCATCATAAAACTTATTATATTAATGACTGAATACTTCATGTCCATTTGAACACAAAATGCTAttattagacttaaaaaaaaaaaattctgtctttCAGCCCCACACCAGAGGTGGAATGGGTTAAAATTGGCTCCCACAAGCTTCCAGAAAGAGCCGTGGTGGAGAGTCACGGGAAGTTGCTTACTGTAGAGATGGTGAATGAAGAGGATGAAGGGAAATATATGTGCAGAGCCAAAAATCTCTATGGAGATGTTATGCATTATTTTCATGTTACGGTAGAAGGTGAGTCATATTATTGATCACATTAATCTCATAATATAACCACGGTAATTCTGCAAGTGTTGCTTTAAAAATGGTTTCAATATCAGGGCTGTATTAAAGACAGTCTTTGTGGTAAAAGAGCGCCATCTTCTGTCCAAATGCAATGTATTTATGAGAAGGACAACTAGAAGTATTTATAACATAATACAAGGACACAGTGATCATTTCGGGTATGACAAATGATCATTTTCAGGTTATAAGAGAACGATTATGCATGCATATATCAGATTACTGTCCACAGCTGATAACCTTATATTTAGTGTTTCTGTATTTTCATCACATATAGTGTCTGTATTTTTCCAGTGCAGATCTTAGTTAGAGTAAATGCCAAATTATATttaacacagaaaataaaaatgagtcTGTGAGGGATAGATGTATCTAAATAGACAGATGTATCTAAAAAAGAAAGGTCAGGCCACATAACTTCCACACACATCTCAACCTTTAACAACTCTTTGTGTTCAAACATCAGAAACTATTAGGAAATATCCAACCACTGAATGCCACAACTGACTAATCAGAATTATGTCATGTGATTCTTTTGCATGAACAGAGCCTCCTGAGTTTGAGATTGAACCTCAAAGTCAGTTGGTGACGATTGGAGCTGATGTGGTGATCAAGTGTGTTGTGAACGGAAATCCTCAACCTAGTGTTGAATGGAGGGTCAATGGCCAACTTCTGAACGGTAAACATTCCTAATTCCTGTTTCAAATTACTGAACATtccatgaacaaaacaaaattcagATTATATTGATTTCAAATGATTGTGCCAACTAACCTAAAACATCCCTTACATGGGTGTAGTTGCATGGAAATAATCAAGTtaaaaaaatttacagtaatagtttttataaagaTATCCTTGCCATACTGTACTTTAACTAATCATTTAACCCACATTTATAGATGTcccaacatccaataggaaagtCTTAAAAGATGACACCATTTCCATCCACAATGCAAAGCCTGAAAACAGCGCTGTTTACCAGTGTGAGGCCAAAAACAGACACGGCACCATCCTAGCCAATGCCAACATCATGATTATGAGTAAGTAAACGCTACACGATTTGCATTCAAATGAAATATTGTGTCTTGCTTGTTAGAGATGAGCTATAATCTAATACTGTGATTGCATTATTAATACACAGATCTATATGCTGAAActtaatttatgttaatatatattaaaaaaacacttgatattattaattattaatattaatataatgatcAATAAAGCATTTCCACTGCgctcctttttaaaaaaaaatcatgtctgGTGATTAAAGGTTAAGATAAGATTTCATCTTACTAATGGCTGCCAAGAgccaaaaatgaaataattgaataaataaataaatagaattcaGTAATGAGAATGTGTAACATGCTAgaacaaaatgtgatttttggGATCAGCATCCCAAAAATTGTAAGAGACAAGTATTGCATTTTATACAGGAAATTTGCTTAAGGTGGTAATATGATTATAGAGATGTCTAGTAGTTATATGGTTAAATGCATTTCATAGTAcagcaaataaacaataaaaataattacaaaaaaagtaaaaacttatTCTCAGCCTCCATAAATTTAAGAAAGGTTCCTTGCAGTATTCCACAGTGTTGCTTGGTTGTGAACaagcatctgtttttttttttcttttttttgttgtttttttttttgtttgtgagtGTGGACAGAGCCATAAGCTGAGGTGTGATATGGACAGTGGATGGCCCTTGGGTTTGTTCAGAGAGCGTAAGGTCCTCATGATAGCAGACAGGCTTTGGGGTGGAGCTCTATGTCAGTTCTGATCTCCAGACACACTCTCCCTCAGGCAGCCAGACGCTTTTATGTGCAAACAGTTTCGCCTTCCTCCATTCATATTCAGTTGCTAGAACCAAAGCATGTGCTGCTTTCATCTGGGAGATAAAATAAGCTGCTAAGGATcctcacttaaaaaaataaaaaataaaaaatatgaaaaggaaaaatgaaattaaataaagagGAAGCAGAAAAACAAATCTCAACTCTCTCTCCGTAACCCTGAAAACCCGCTTAACTCCCCTGATAGAGCAGGAAGCTGCTTTTCCAAGGACGAGGACTTTTTTCCCCCCTAAACTGATAACAACATGCATCACAAGAAAAGAGATAAAGAGGCTAATCCAATCTTGTTTTGTCGTGTTTAATGGTGCAATGCTGATAACTCTCTCCTCAGACATCCAGCCCCTGATCTTAACAGAAAACAATCTGCAATATATGGCAGTGGAGGGGAAAGGTGTGGTCATGCACTGTAAGGTCTTCAGCTCACCAGCATCCAGTATCACATGGTGAGTAGAGTATTTACacaggccagcagagggcagcacagCTCTAGAGGCGATGCTGCAGTGATTGAGTGCCTTGCATGTGGTTTTGCGCTAGTGAAGCAGTTTACTCAAGGGTGGGCCCTCAGGCTGTGTTCAGCACTGTGATAATGAGGTAAACTACTCATGTGGATCTGTAAGTATGCTACTGTTAAGTTAAAGCAGTAACAACAGAAGTGTTGACTGTGGTGGCACGTTAGAGAAAGCAAACAGAGCATTTTATTGAATTCATAAAAAGGAACACTATGGttttaaagtttggggttggtaatattttttaatgtttgtaaaagAGCTCTTATGCTCATTtaaggcatttatttatttacaccatttatttgaaataggaatattttgcagtattataCATATCTTAGACATGGTAACACTATTATGCACACAGTTGGAGCTGTTTTCTGAAAATGATTGAGTTGTTTTATGGTTGCACAGGAGTAAAGCTGATAGTGCCGATGCGGTGGAAGGAGAAAGGTTTTCCGTTCATAAGAATGGTTCGCTGGAGATCCAAAACATAATGAAAGAGGACACGGGGGAGTATTCTTGTTTTGCTCAAAACACTGAGGGCAAAGTTGCCATTGCCGCAACACTTGAAGTCAAAGGTAAGAGAAACAGATACCCTCGTAAATCAATCAAGTTGAAGGGGTTCACTAGATTCCAAAAgcaatcaaataaagttaatccATATAATCCAAAATGAGTTTTGTTTTCCTTGTCAGATCCCACCAGAATAGTCGATCCTCCACGCGATTTGCGGGTTTTGGCCGGAACCACTATCCAGTTTTCATGCCAGGCAGAGTTCGATCCCTCCATTGGAGACGACTTTGAGATTCTCTGGGAAAAAGATGGCATGGCCCTCAATGGCAGTGAGAACGCACGGTAAAATACGAGAAGATGTCATTCTTTTACAGTAGCGGATATCAGAGCTATCTAATCAGTGTCTTTGCTGGTGTCTGTAGATATATCCTGGACGATGGAGTGCTTGAAATCATTAATGTGAACTTTGGAGACCAGGGCTTTTATGTCTGTGTGGCCAGAACACCGTTTGATCAGGACATGGCGCTTGCACAGCTTTCAGTCGTGGGTGAGTTATGTGCATTTTAGGAAAGTAAAGATGGACGCAAGTTTTGAGGGCTGAACTGGGTTCAGCAGAAGACACAGGATTCTGCTACCTGCTGCAGCACGGCTGGAATTATTCCCTTAATAAGACAGCACCATGTAGTATTTGTACAAATGAACTAGCTGGAGACATGACCTGGCAGGTAGTGCATGAGCTCTGACATGTTTGAAACAAGCTGGAGTCATCTCCCAGACCCAAGCTCACCTCTTCTCCCTATCATTTTCTGCTTTTCTCCCCCTGTCTCCAAAACATctataaaatggcaaaaaaaaaaaaaaaattaataatgtaatgaATCTGACTGAACTCGAGATGCTTGATCGATTGACAGccctaaataaaattaattgttttcttAGATGTTCCTGATCCGCCAGAGGATGTGATCCTTTCTGAACATAATGGCAGAAGTGTGAAACTGCAGTGGATTCCAGGAGACGACCATAACAGCTCCATTACTGGTAACACAGTCATAATACTCATATTGTCCATATACTGTATCTATACATTTGGATACACTATGTACGGATTATAGACAAGGACTTGAACAACCtcttatataaatatagaaatgaaataaactgtatattataGAAAAGACTCAACAGAAATGTTTATGGTTAgtaatattttttcaggtttatgaagtcaccaaggatgcatttttatcacagtaaaaaaacaattaaaatgttaaataactctgttttatttttaatatatttaaaaatttgtatttattcctgtaatagcAAAGCTAAGTTTTcattagccattactccagtcttcagtgtcacatcatttattagaaataaatcatttattagtGGTGCTTTCTTTCATTTAATTGTCCCCAGTATTCTCTGATGAAcagaatgtttaaaagaaaatattttatttaaaattgaaatattttatgatattattaatatatattacctttttttacatgaacatatttttgctgaataaaagttttaattacttttttaaaaagtcttaactGACCCCCATATTTTTAAATCGtagtgtaaaatgtaattaaaattatatttaaatttgggCCATTGAAAAGTATCACACAAAATGAATATCACACATCTACACTGGGATGCAGTCTATGGACAGATCAATTTTGCTCACGCTCTATAAAAGATTGAAAAATGCACAGTTGTTACTGTTTTGTTACTGTTACTGGTCTGTTTTCTATCTGATTTACCCTTCAACAAAAATGTTCATTGGTGTAACGTCATGTGGTCAGTTTGAATCAGTCTATATAAGGAATATTTCCTGACAAAATccagttaattaaaatgttgtccAAGTATTGACTCCAGTTTAAACTTTCAACTTTGTGCAGAGTTTGTTATAGAGTTTGAGGAAAACCAACATCAGCCAGGCAGCTGGAGAGAGATGATGAGAGTACCGGGGAACCATCACTCCGCTCTGCTGAAGCTTCACGGTCATGTGGACTACCGATTTAGAGTCTATGCCATCAATGAAGTGGGAAGTGGTCGGCCAAGCCAGGCCACTGAAAGATACAAAACTCCAGCATCAGGTACAGTATCTATGAGCTCTCCTACTGTTTCTCTTAACCATATCACCTTTACAGATGGCAGTTAGGCCAACTTCATCACCTACTGAACTTTAAAATATTCAAACTTGTGAGATAATTGATTTTCCATGTCGTTTAAGCTCCAGTCTAAAGTGCATATTTCACAGGCCCTTTTTCTGTCTTCCACTAACAATTCCACCTCCAACAAAATCCATATTTCTGCTCTTTCCAAAGCACCCGACAAGAACCCAGAAAATATCAAGATCGAAGGTCATTTGCCACATGAAATGGATATCAACTGGGAGGTACGATGCTAAACGTTCAATTCCAGTAGTCCTCCAGAATATCTAACGTTCAAAGCACTGGAAGGGATGCACAGATAAAGAAATGCTCTCAAATACTGAATTTCATTTAGTTTCTCAGAGGGGGAGAGAAAACTAACAGTGTCAGTTGTTAGGTTCCAATTATCGATAAGCGTATTCCCCGAGATAGGAGTTTTTGCATAGCAAAACACCGCTATCTCTATCGGCGTGCTGTTGGGAGAGTTACAAAGCCCTGCTGAAATGGATCTGTCTGGATACAGGTTCCCATCAAAAGGAGCCCAGAGTGAgtctttgattaaaaagtaaaagaaaCGGGATACATACATTTAGATTTTCACTTAAAGGTGAGCTATGACTTGGCCCTGCTAATACAACTAGTTTCTAGAATTATGAGGAATCTCATTGTTAATGGTGGATATTAGTGAATAATTGCATTTATTGTTTCTGTCTTTTGCTGCAAGAGGATTGTAAAAGCGTAGTTAGCTGTTAGAGCGTTGCTAATAAAAGTCAGTTGTTATAATGTGTGACATCATGAAAAATCACAGTTAACCAGGTATATCAGGAGTGGACATTCTGCAGAAGAATTCACAATAACAGACctacatagaaaacaattatcattataaaaatctattaattatataattaatttttttaataaaaaatatacagaaaatagTGAAAAATCTAACTTTTGGGAAACATTAAGCAAATATTAGTGTAgaaaatgcttcttgagcaaaATCTGCATATTTAATATGATCAAAGTTTATCTAATGCTAAAGACtgtagtaatagctgctgaaaattcaactttgaatttaaatttaaatttaattttaaaatgcatttaaaatagaagagttattttacattgtaataatatttcattgcaGTTTCTACtctattttgatcaaacaaagacttatgagatgaaaaaaaatcttactaacctcaGACTGTAGAAGGGTCATttattatttctcataattgcttCAGACACATCTAAGAAAACAAAGCATGAATACACAGTTCCATTTGCTGGTATCTACAGTACTGTAGCTAATTTGCTACTGATTATCTTGAACAAAACTCTCTAATCTTGCTCAGAAGTGCTTATTACATAAACTTAATTTGTTAAACTGTGTAAAGCCAGATAGACTAAATGTAagttttgatttctgccattgtTTGTGTGCAATATTCATCATACAGTCAGCAACTAATATTCTGTGAGCATCCCCTCTGAGGCTgagacagtaaaaacaacaaGTGTTTAAGAACTAAATGCTATTTCCTTTGATTTCCTGTTTCCTGTGAATTCACTGAGCTCTTTCGCTCTCCTGTCACAGCCACTGTCACCTATTGAACACAACGGCCCTGGTCTGCAGTACAAAGTAAGCTACAGAAGACAAGGCCACGGAGAGGACTGGACGGAGCACATGGTGAAGAGGCACTCATTTCTGGTTACAAACACCCCAACGTTCGTCCTTTACGAGATCAAAATTCAGGCCAGAAACCACGTGGGCTGGGGTCCGGAACCCAAAATAATAACGGCGTACTCAGGAGAGGATTGTAAGTAGGAAGAACCTCTATTGTGTCTGAGCTGTGGAGATGAGCATGCATTCAAATAAGCCAATACCACTGACATTTCACTCACTGTCAACGCACTGTGCATGTTTGCCTTTGAGGGCATACAAAGCAGGTGGAGATTTTGAAAGATgcatcttactttttttttttctaaccttttCTTTGTCTGTAAGGGTCTTGTTACATTGCAAACAAGCATTGCCTGTAAACGGAAACACCCACAACCCTTCTAGTGCAGTACATGTGTGACGAGAATATCAACAAACCTAGAGGGCAGAGAACACTGATGAAATGCCATCTTGCCTTTACACAATATCCAAACAGTTGCGCTGATATGCCGATTTGTTTTGCCTTATTGAGGATATTAAATTGCACAAGGGGGAACGATTTCTTCACTCAGAGCCTTTGTAGACTAACAAATGAAATGTTATCATGGCTATGAGCTATTTACATTTGTGGCTATAATTATTCTCTGCCTTCAGTTTTCTTTTGGAGTTGCCCTCCTGATGTTATCTCAGGTCACTACGTTTCTGTGCAGTACGATTAGTTTAGTCCCCCTTTCTCTCCCTTTTTTTGTTCCTTTCTTATCTTAGCACATGTTTGCCAGTGTTGGGGAGTAGCTAGCTAAAACTAGCAAAATAATGATAAATTGCTGTTTTGCGCGTGCAGCTTTAAATCTGAGCATGATGAGAATGATTCATTCTAGCGAATCAGTTCATTTGGGcagttaatgtacagtacatgacCACATTCAAAAAAATGAATCACCTGTCTCAATCCCTGTATGGCAGAGTTTGATATTTTCGGATTCCTTAATTGTTCTGTTAACAATTCTGGTTGCACTTTAGGGAATAGGGAACACACATTCActattaattaagagttttaagggatctaaaatatggtcatgcagaataagtcaTAAGTAcagtatgtgctttataagtactaataagaGTCAGTATGctggtaatatgcatgctaataagcaactagtttataatgagaattggtccttaaaataaagtttcaccacaaatattttaatacCTTTAAaggtataaaaaatgtaattaaactaataataatattctgtatACAGAAATTCAGACTATTGATTAGATATAAAAAGGCAAAATTTCTGAATCATAAAATGCACATTTGCACAACTTATATATTGCTCTAGagttatttatggaaaatatatatatatatataaactttttcaaaagaaaag from Carassius auratus strain Wakin chromosome 6, ASM336829v1, whole genome shotgun sequence includes:
- the chl1b gene encoding neural cell adhesion molecule L1-like protein isoform X6; amino-acid sequence: MRLLQKILLLLVACLHMSCKYQSDALDIPLEVLAHMNMEQLPTITEHSPASLIAFPFEESFPMKCEATGNPGPEFRWTKNDQNFDPYQDPRLITLDDSGTFIIPNNGNLTEFQGNYRCFATNKLGTAMSEEIEFIVPNVPKFPKEIIDPIEVIEGQSVILECNPPKGIPPLQIYWMTMSLQHIEQDERVSVGLNGNLYFSNAIRTDSRRDYCCFAAFPRIRTIVQKNAMSVVVKSNKLMKDSDSGSGRGYANSLLERKPSLLTPTGKESHKYLVKGKDLQLECIAEGFPTPEVEWVKIGSHKLPERAVVESHGKLLTVEMVNEEDEGKYMCRAKNLYGDVMHYFHVTVEEPPEFEIEPQSQLVTIGADVVIKCVVNGNPQPSVEWRVNGQLLNDVPTSNRKVLKDDTISIHNAKPENSAVYQCEAKNRHGTILANANIMIMNIQPLILTENNLQYMAVEGKGVVMHCKVFSSPASSITWSKADSADAVEGERFSVHKNGSLEIQNIMKEDTGEYSCFAQNTEGKVAIAATLEVKDPTRIVDPPRDLRVLAGTTIQFSCQAEFDPSIGDDFEILWEKDGMALNGSENARYILDDGVLEIINVNFGDQGFYVCVARTPFDQDMALAQLSVVDVPDPPEDVILSEHNGRSVKLQWIPGDDHNSSITEFVIEFEENQHQPGSWREMMRVPGNHHSALLKLHGHVDYRFRVYAINEVGSGRPSQATERYKTPASAPDKNPENIKIEGHLPHEMDINWEPLSPIEHNGPGLQYKVSYRRQGHGEDWTEHMVKRHSFLVTNTPTFVLYEIKIQARNHVGWGPEPKIITAYSGEDFPSAAPEDVYVDVMNSTMMKVKWKHVQKEKLNGHLGGYRISYWRLRSLLDSKKTHGDKHTLTFSGERDHAVVTGLRLFSEYSLIVMAFNSRGNGPGSHPVSFKTPEGVPGQAAAFSVTNIQKHKVTLTWSPPVDANGVITGYILQYQLINDTEELGSLMTLNVSADSNKLHLQDLEALSKYKFYLRSCTRVGCGPAVSEERTTVPEATSTDVASFNIRKSGSRFPPRKNTVSPVANATLSSIAVLNISTSVSHDFANISWIPGTEQTESELYIAFMNNREGNWKISDVLNSSKTFHVIEGLEPGTEYTVRLMTKSRVDNSSIFEDVIRTSAKDLAGIRGGISNQGWFIGLMCAIALLTLIVLIACFVNRNKGGKYSVKEKEDLHPDLESQGINDDTFCEYSQHQSSLSSGRAAS
- the chl1b gene encoding neural cell adhesion molecule L1-like protein isoform X7, whose translation is MRLLQKILLLLVACLHMSCKYQSDALDIPLEVLAHMNMEQLPTITEHSPASLIAFPFEESFPMKCEATGNPGPEFRWTKNDQNFDPYQDPRLITLDDSGTFIIPNNGNLTEFQGNYRCFATNKLGTAMSEEIEFIVPNVPKFPKEIIDPIEVIEGQSVILECNPPKGIPPLQIYWMTMSLQHIEQDERVSVGLNGNLYFSNAIRTDSRRDYCCFAAFPRIRTIVQKNAMSVVVKSNKLMKDSDSGSGRGYANSLLERKPSLLTPTGKESHKYLVKGKDLQLECIAEGFPTPEVEWVKIGSHKLPERAVVESHGKLLTVEMVNEEDEGKYMCRAKNLYGDVMHYFHVTVEEPPEFEIEPQSQLVTIGADVVIKCVVNGNPQPSVEWRVNGQLLNDVPTSNRKVLKDDTISIHNAKPENSAVYQCEAKNRHGTILANANIMIMNIQPLILTENNLQYMAVEGKGVVMHCKVFSSPASSITWSKADSADAVEGERFSVHKNGSLEIQNIMKEDTGEYSCFAQNTEGKVAIAATLEVKDPTRIVDPPRDLRVLAGTTIQFSCQAEFDPSIGDDFEILWEKDGMALNGSENARYILDDGVLEIINVNFGDQGFYVCVARTPFDQDMALAQLSVVDVPDPPEDVILSEHNGRSVKLQWIPGDDHNSSITEFVIEFEENQHQPGSWREMMRVPGNHHSALLKLHGHVDYRFRVYAINEVGSGRPSQATERYKTPASAPDKNPENIKIEGHLPHEMDINWEPLSPIEHNGPGLQYKVSYRRQGHGEDWTEHMVKRHSFLVTNTPTFVLYEIKIQARNHVGWGPEPKIITAYSGEDFPSAAPEDVYVDVMNSTMMKVKWKHVQKEKLNGHLGGYRISYWRLRSLLDSKKTHGDKHTLTFSGERDHAVVTGLRLFSEYSLIVMAFNSRGNGPGSHPVSFKTPEGVPGQAAAFSVTNIQKHKVTLTWSPPVDANGVITGYILQYQLINDTEELGSLMTLNVSADSNKLHLQDLEALSKYKFYLRSCTRVGCGPAVSEERTTVPEATSTDVASFNIRKSGSRFPPRKNTVSPVANATLSSIDLAGIRGGISNQGWFIGLMCAIALLTLIVLIACFVNRNKGGKYSVKEKEDLHPDLESQGINDDTFCEYSDNDEKPLKSSQHSLNGDLKGGDSGDSMVDYGDEDAHFHEDGSFIGEYSGRKERVSMEIKGNNQSIA